In Equus przewalskii isolate Varuska chromosome 6, EquPr2, whole genome shotgun sequence, one DNA window encodes the following:
- the LOC103559836 gene encoding caspase-12-like: MAGRGPEKEDPVNLMKSIARNMFEGFLDDLENNVLSRDDLRKLGKRVNLIVNGTENLVEDLSEKTEVAGKIFLKHLLKPKKQMNLKSLADYEDDESEDTESPFSSTESEDESEESSDEEKAESAQGLAMSPTESACEGEDEETEENAGLSQASVPPMTDPQETQVSQPKDKLKPCSHDHFCKLKTTKAEEMYPVMEKKGRTRLALIICNKKFDYLSDRNGSEVDLVGMQDLLGNLGYSVVVEENLTALEMETALRHFAARQEHRSSDSTFLVFMSHGDLDGICGTKHNEEEPDILHDDTIFQIFNNRNCRSLRDKPKIIIIQACRGRGDGSVWVTDTGVASAYSSDQPFQGYIWNDAVTKTHVEKDFIAFKSSTPHNISWRTDKTGSIFISKLIYNFRKYSCCHHLEEIFRKVQRSFEIPSVVIQMPTIERVSMTRYFYLFPGN, encoded by the exons ATGGCTG GCAGGGGGCCAGAGAAAGAAGATCCGGTCAACCTGATGAAGTCCATTGCCAGGAACATGTTTGAAGGCTTTCTTGATGACTTGGAAAATAATGTGTTAAGTAGGGATGATCTAAGAAAGTTAGGGAAAAGAGTGAACCTCATCGTGAATGGGACTGAAAACCTAGTTGAAGATCTCAGTGAGAAAACAGAAGTGGCaggcaaaatatttttgaaacatctCTTGAAGCcaaagaaacagatgaatttAA aATCTCTTGCTGATTATGAGGATGATGAATCTGAGGACACTGAGTCACCTTTTTCTTCAACAG AATCTGAAGATGAAAGTGAAGAAAGTAGCGATGAGGAAAAAGCTGAATCAGCCCAGGGATTGGCTATGTCTCCAACAG aATCTGCATGTGAAggtgaagatgaggaaactgaggagaaTGCAGGATTGTCCCAGGCATCCGTTCCACCTATGACAG atccTCAGGAAACCCAAGTTTCCCAACCTAAAGACAAGTTGAAGCCTTGTTCTCATGATCATTTCTGTAAACTGAAGACAACAAAGGCAGAAGAG ATGTATCCAGTGATGGAGAAGAAAGGCCGAACACGCCTGGCCCTCATCATCTGCAATAAAAAATTTGACTATCTTTCTGATCGAAATGGTTCTGAAGTTGACCTTGTGGGGATGCAAGACCTGCTTGGAAACCTTGGATACTCAGTGGTTGTAGAAGAGAATCTCACAGCTCTG GAAATGGAAACAGCGCTAAGGCACTTTGCTGCCCGCCAAGAGCACCGATCCTCAGACAGCACATTCCTGGTGTTTATGTCACATGGCGACCTGGATGGTATCTGTGGGACAAAGCACAATGAAGAAGAGCCAGATATTCTTCACGATGATACCATCTTCCAAATTTTCAACAATCGTAACTGCCGGAGTCTGAGAGACAAACCCAAGATCATCATCATCCAAGCCTGCCGAGGCA GAGGTGATGGGAGTGTTTGGGTGACTGACACGGGAGTAGCCTCTGCCTATAGTTCTGACCAGCCCTTCCAGGGTTACATCTGGAATGATGCTGTTACAAAGACCCACGTAGAGAAAGACTTCATTGCCTTCAAATCTTCAACTCCAC ataatatttCCTGGAGAACTGACAAAACTGGCTCAATCTTCATTTCCAAACTTATCTACAACTTCAGAAAATATTCTTGTTGTCACCATTTGGAGGAGATTTTTCGAAAG GTTCAACGTTCATTTGAGATCCCAAGTGTAGTGATCCAGATGCCCACGATTGAAAGAGTATCCATGACGCGATATTTTTACCTCTTCCCTGGGAATTAA